In one Nicotiana tomentosiformis chromosome 6, ASM39032v3, whole genome shotgun sequence genomic region, the following are encoded:
- the LOC104106623 gene encoding zinc finger protein ZAT5-like translates to MEFSEDSADRTLVFKGKRSKRPRQLSLVGMAVAVTSTSSTGGGGAGGGSGGSDDIGGGGEFYSSTVQYSPTTSSTQISTSSEEDEDMANCLILLAQSGRCQKLQVESTERKMVKISSRKFTEMATSTTGGKTGFYVYECKTCNRTFPSFQALGGHRTSHKKAKTIVEEKKSTADSENHDRQYLQEEEKLNKIITPTQIVNKGNYSHGNLNSKQKIHECSICGAEFSSGQALGGHMRRHRPPPTITATNSTKVTDETTSESSHDDEDSNKEKPRIILSLDLNLPAPPEDDHRDSKFGFSANKQSLVFSAAALVDCHY, encoded by the coding sequence ATGGAATTCTCCGAAGATTCAGCCGATCGCACGTTAGTGTTCAAAGGGAAACGTAGTAAGCGACCAAGGCAGTTGTCTCTTGTTGGCATGGCGGTGGCGGTCACTTCCACGTCATCGACCGGTGGCGGAGGTGCTGGTGGTGGAAGTGGTGGCAGTGATGATATTGGCGGTGGAGGAGAATTTTACTCTTCGACAGTTCAGTATTCACCAACTACTTCTTCTACTCAAATATCGACTAGTTCAGAGGAAGATGAGGACATGGCCAATTGCTTAATACTATTAGCACAAAGTGGCCGATGCCAGAAACTACAAGTGGAAAGTACTGAACGTAAGATGGTAAAAATCAGTAGCCGGAAATTTACAGAAATGGCCACTTCAACAACTGGCGGAAAAACCGGGTTCTATGTCTATGAGTGCAAAACTTGTAACAGaactttcccatcttttcaaGCACTCGGTGGGCACAGAACAAGTCACAAAAAAGCCAAAACCATAGTAGAAGAGAAAAAATCTACTGCTGATTCAGAAAACCATGATCGTCAATATCTTCAAGAAGAAGAAAAGTTGAACAAGATTATTACGCCAACCCAAATAGTGAATAAAGGTAATTATTCACATGGCAATTTGAACAGCAAGCAAAAAATTCACGAGTGTTCAATTTGTGGGGCAGAATTCTCATCAGGACAAGCTTTGGGTGGTCATATGAGAAGACATAGACCACCACCTACGATTACAGCAACAAACAGTACTAAGGTTACAGATGAGACAACTTCGGAATCATCACATGATGATGAGGATTCGAATAAGGAGAAGCCAAGAATCATTTTATCGCTTGATCTTAACTTGCCGGCGCCACCCGAAGATGATCACCGAGATTCAAAGTTTGGTTTTTCAGCCAACAAGCAAAGTCTTGTGTTTTCCGCTGCGGCTTTGGTGGATTGCCATTACTAA